One segment of Pseudomonas asgharzadehiana DNA contains the following:
- a CDS encoding SpvB/TcaC N-terminal domain-containing protein, translating into MSNDTPDLQINPPTLPKGGGAIQGTGKGWANVGISGTATFEIALPISPARGYAPAMTLSYHSTAGNGPFGLGWTINLSAIRRRTAHGVPAYTEHDEFIGPDAQTWLPERDAQGATLDRPSTVAGTAYRVVRYFARVESSFDIIEHWRSATDTAGFWLIHGADGSQHFYGKTALARIADPDEPQHVAQWLLQESLNAHGEHIYYHYTPETDTSRYPRDCRAQHYLERICYGNFTARKQEHLYLWHTDEKPAMGWHFQLLFDYDERAIQWSKPTTYEPTRAWRIRPDASSDFSFGFELRTLRLCRQILMFHHFPDEPKMAAEPVLVRRLLLEYHLIGKVNLLGAVHEQAFDSAGQCVSRPPLECAYESSRLRTDQSRYQPLGAMAGLNDGNRYQLVDLYGEGIPGILYRSDKSWYYREPLRAPAAPTGDEVTYGIAQALARVPVADSSRPIHQALADLEGDGRLDWIVAQPGMSGFFALDEQRNWSAFTPFDAFPSEFFHPRGALADLMGAGRSDFAMIGPRSVRLYANRRKSGFAPATEVLHLDDDSLPTLSSSPDELVAFSDVLASGQQHLVRIRHNEVKCWPNLGRGRFAKGFVLATLPFSYRTFKASNVLLADLAGSGATDLLYPSPEHLLVFLNNGGNGFETEPVKVPWPKGIVHDDHCQVSLVDVQGLGCPSLILSAAHQSPIHWRYDFFNNKPCLLIKTSNNMGAQASIQYRSSAQEWLDEKHELKAAGQPAISHLPFAIHVVRAHTQQDEITGNRLTHHLRYRCAYYDREDLEFRGFGLLLQTDTEADGNPPDAAGFSAPVVHKTWFHTGQQLDMPTRGASAHDRQAKALGPTLLSKHRAVDPADPIGHHDEVIHAPAPALLRQAARALSGMVLRSEVVAVDTAPHRPPYSVQVHRYQVRELAPISTHARDARLLLLPLESISYQYEGVADDPVCRHQINLRRDAYGCLVHGVTVHYARRTTAEDAPPAVLTDDPQRQWWRDTHDSAQQSYYLSETLAHYIHLDNARPQRLALPYRQRSNALVLGKAPAAGGLSLEQISHETLIDLKNGPLAAGAARELSGLTVQRYREAGGHGETLAPGVATPQALTDYLEAAELDEKALGIYEDIPVMPNQPTVELTQKLKDSGYHTMERFFSFAGEAGNLWSIRRYFPQYGNATQFYRLKALQATQAHGRTSITYDPYWLQVTQVKLPDGCLTTAEYDYGSLLPTKIVDPNGTVQEARYDGFGQLLAHTFYGHEQGLRVGFSALADDTRADDTTPAFAIENSKTVLRNMAGAHCYAPFSWMGAINKDQVKKDWVTRGYVLPTGHIRPLARSRLKDTRRPLNDSEKELKVLIDAARQTPVHALTLLADRYPDDAEQQVRMTLTYWDGFGRTLQSKQKTEPGPANAVDAQGNLLVDETPDADANTVKKQLRQVQADPRWRVSERVEFNHQGLIIRTYRPYFADRHGYINDQSLRELGYSDRQFYDSLGRPTRTLTAAGFMRRMTYWAWYTVSEDENDTYQEVKPALDSPLR; encoded by the coding sequence ATGAGCAACGATACGCCTGACCTGCAGATCAACCCACCCACGCTGCCCAAAGGCGGCGGCGCCATTCAAGGCACCGGCAAGGGCTGGGCCAACGTCGGCATCAGCGGTACGGCGACCTTTGAGATTGCCTTACCGATTTCTCCCGCCAGGGGGTATGCGCCGGCCATGACGCTGAGTTACCACAGCACGGCGGGAAACGGCCCCTTCGGCTTGGGGTGGACGATCAACCTGAGCGCCATCCGCCGACGCACGGCCCATGGCGTGCCTGCCTACACGGAACACGACGAGTTCATCGGGCCCGACGCGCAAACCTGGTTGCCCGAGCGCGACGCTCAAGGCGCGACGCTCGACCGCCCGTCCACGGTAGCGGGCACGGCCTATCGTGTGGTTCGCTACTTTGCGCGAGTCGAAAGCAGCTTCGACATCATCGAGCATTGGCGATCAGCAACCGATACCGCAGGCTTCTGGCTGATACACGGCGCTGACGGCAGCCAGCATTTCTATGGCAAAACCGCGCTGGCGCGCATTGCCGACCCGGACGAACCACAGCACGTGGCGCAATGGTTGTTGCAGGAAAGCCTGAATGCCCACGGCGAGCATATTTACTATCACTACACGCCAGAAACCGACACCTCGCGCTACCCACGCGATTGCCGTGCCCAGCACTACCTGGAACGCATCTGCTACGGCAACTTCACGGCCAGGAAACAAGAACACCTGTACCTGTGGCATACCGACGAGAAGCCGGCTATGGGCTGGCACTTTCAATTGCTGTTCGATTACGACGAGCGCGCCATCCAATGGTCCAAGCCGACGACCTATGAACCCACCCGCGCCTGGCGCATACGACCTGACGCCAGCTCGGACTTTTCCTTCGGTTTTGAGTTACGCACCCTGCGCCTGTGCCGGCAGATCCTGATGTTTCACCACTTTCCCGATGAGCCCAAAATGGCTGCCGAACCGGTGCTGGTCAGGCGCCTGTTGCTGGAATACCACCTCATCGGCAAGGTCAATCTGTTGGGCGCCGTGCATGAGCAGGCCTTCGACAGCGCGGGCCAATGCGTGAGCCGCCCACCGCTGGAATGTGCCTATGAATCGAGCCGGCTCAGGACGGATCAGAGCCGTTACCAACCGCTTGGTGCGATGGCGGGACTCAACGATGGCAATCGCTACCAATTGGTCGATCTGTATGGCGAAGGGATCCCGGGGATCCTCTACCGCAGCGACAAAAGTTGGTACTACCGAGAGCCGCTCAGGGCACCCGCCGCACCTACCGGTGACGAAGTGACGTACGGCATCGCCCAAGCGCTGGCGCGAGTGCCGGTCGCTGACAGCAGCCGCCCCATCCACCAGGCACTGGCCGACCTTGAGGGCGACGGCCGCTTGGACTGGATCGTCGCCCAGCCTGGAATGAGTGGTTTTTTCGCCCTGGACGAACAGCGCAACTGGTCGGCATTTACCCCATTCGATGCGTTCCCATCGGAGTTTTTCCATCCCCGGGGCGCGCTGGCTGACTTGATGGGCGCCGGACGCAGTGATTTCGCCATGATCGGCCCCCGCAGCGTGCGCCTGTATGCCAACCGCAGAAAATCCGGCTTCGCGCCGGCCACCGAAGTCCTTCACTTGGACGACGACAGCTTGCCGACGCTCTCGTCCTCACCTGACGAACTGGTGGCCTTCAGCGACGTCCTCGCCAGCGGGCAACAGCACTTGGTGCGCATCCGTCACAACGAAGTGAAATGCTGGCCAAACCTGGGCCGGGGGCGTTTCGCCAAGGGTTTTGTACTGGCCACGCTGCCGTTCTCTTACCGTACGTTCAAGGCAAGCAATGTGCTGCTCGCCGATCTGGCGGGCAGCGGTGCCACGGACTTACTGTACCCGAGCCCCGAACACCTGCTGGTTTTCCTCAACAACGGCGGCAACGGCTTCGAGACGGAGCCGGTCAAGGTGCCCTGGCCCAAGGGCATCGTGCATGACGATCACTGCCAGGTCAGCCTGGTCGATGTGCAAGGCCTGGGCTGCCCGAGCCTGATCCTGAGCGCCGCCCACCAGTCGCCCATTCACTGGCGCTATGACTTTTTCAACAACAAGCCCTGCCTGCTGATCAAAACCTCTAACAACATGGGCGCCCAAGCCTCCATCCAGTACCGCAGCAGCGCCCAAGAGTGGCTGGATGAAAAACACGAACTCAAGGCCGCCGGCCAGCCCGCCATCAGCCATTTGCCCTTTGCGATCCACGTGGTGCGCGCGCATACCCAACAAGACGAAATTACCGGCAACCGGCTTACCCATCACCTGCGTTACCGCTGCGCCTACTACGACCGCGAAGACCTTGAATTTCGCGGCTTTGGCCTACTGCTGCAAACCGACACCGAGGCCGACGGTAACCCCCCAGACGCGGCCGGTTTCAGCGCACCGGTGGTGCACAAAACCTGGTTCCATACCGGGCAACAGCTGGACATGCCGACCCGCGGCGCCAGCGCGCATGACCGGCAAGCCAAGGCATTGGGCCCCACGTTGCTCAGCAAACACCGGGCCGTCGACCCGGCCGATCCCATCGGCCATCACGATGAGGTGATCCATGCGCCCGCGCCCGCGCTGTTGCGTCAGGCCGCGCGCGCACTCAGCGGGATGGTTTTACGCAGCGAAGTGGTGGCCGTGGATACCGCGCCACACCGGCCGCCCTATTCAGTGCAGGTGCATCGTTATCAGGTTCGCGAACTGGCCCCCATCAGCACGCACGCGCGCGATGCCAGGCTGCTGTTACTGCCGCTGGAATCGATCAGTTATCAATATGAAGGCGTAGCGGACGATCCTGTGTGCCGGCACCAGATCAACCTGCGCCGGGACGCCTATGGCTGCCTGGTGCATGGCGTGACGGTACACTACGCGCGCCGGACCACCGCCGAGGACGCGCCACCCGCCGTGCTCACCGACGACCCTCAACGGCAATGGTGGCGCGACACCCATGACAGCGCGCAACAGTCCTATTACCTGAGCGAGACGTTGGCGCACTACATTCATCTGGATAACGCGCGGCCGCAGCGCCTGGCCCTGCCGTATCGCCAGCGCAGCAACGCGCTGGTACTGGGCAAGGCCCCTGCGGCGGGTGGGTTAAGCCTGGAGCAGATCAGCCATGAAACCCTCATCGACCTGAAAAACGGCCCCTTGGCCGCAGGTGCCGCGCGCGAACTGAGCGGCTTGACGGTGCAACGTTACCGGGAAGCCGGCGGCCATGGGGAAACCCTCGCGCCAGGCGTCGCGACCCCGCAGGCCCTGACCGATTATCTTGAAGCGGCAGAGCTGGATGAAAAGGCGCTGGGTATCTATGAAGACATACCGGTGATGCCGAACCAACCCACGGTTGAGTTGACGCAAAAGCTCAAGGACAGCGGTTACCACACCATGGAGCGGTTTTTTTCGTTCGCGGGCGAGGCCGGCAACCTGTGGTCGATCCGACGCTATTTCCCACAGTATGGAAATGCCACACAGTTCTACCGGCTCAAAGCGCTGCAAGCGACCCAGGCGCATGGCAGAACAAGCATTACTTACGACCCTTATTGGCTTCAGGTCACCCAGGTAAAACTGCCCGATGGTTGTTTGACCACCGCCGAATATGACTATGGGTCGCTGCTGCCGACCAAAATCGTCGACCCCAATGGCACTGTTCAAGAGGCACGGTATGACGGGTTTGGACAGCTACTCGCCCATACCTTTTACGGTCATGAGCAGGGGCTCAGAGTGGGCTTCTCAGCGTTGGCCGACGACACCCGGGCCGACGATACAACGCCTGCCTTTGCCATTGAAAACAGCAAGACCGTGTTGCGGAACATGGCCGGCGCTCACTGCTACGCCCCCTTCAGCTGGATGGGCGCGATCAATAAAGACCAGGTAAAAAAAGACTGGGTGACCCGTGGTTATGTTCTGCCCACTGGGCATATTCGGCCCCTTGCACGCTCACGTCTGAAAGACACTCGTCGACCGCTCAACGACAGCGAAAAAGAACTCAAGGTGTTGATCGACGCGGCCCGGCAAACGCCGGTACACGCGCTTACGCTGCTGGCCGATCGTTACCCAGACGATGCCGAACAGCAGGTGCGCATGACCCTGACCTACTGGGACGGTTTTGGCCGCACCCTGCAGAGCAAGCAAAAAACCGAACCAGGACCGGCCAACGCCGTGGACGCCCAAGGCAACCTGCTGGTCGACGAAACGCCTGACGCTGATGCCAACACGGTAAAAAAACAGCTGCGCCAGGTGCAGGCCGATCCTCGCTGGCGAGTCAGCGAACGGGTCGAGTTCAACCACCAAGGCCTGATCATTCGCACCTACCGCCCTTACTTTGCCGACAGGCACGGTTACATCAATGATCAATCCCTGCGCGAACTCGGCTACAGCGACCGGCAGTTCTACGATTCCCTTGGGCGCCCGACACGGACACTCACCGCCGCCGGTTTCATGCGCCGCATGACGTATTGGGCCTGGTATACGGTGAGCGAGGATGAAAACGATACCTACCAAGAGGTAAAGCCTGCGCTGGATTCACCGCTGCGCTGA
- a CDS encoding neuraminidase-like domain-containing protein — protein sequence MSHLFNQHPDERLRDAMLAYYLAHKVPASLKDKLSNADDLYEYWLLDVQVSRAVPTSPVACAIASLQQYITRIQLGLEAGYENQGMSAQHDRLWREQLHTYPVWSASQQLRYHPANYLDPTLRRNKTDSFQQLENELSQYRVQSDSVVTAVQSYLARFEEIANIRTLNGYIDGNTTALYRSTYYFVGKSSSENTYYWRSLDLSRRSGERLFPDAWSAWKKINLTLSEDTIEASIRPVFFNNRLFLVWAECSKPAPTSAFKTTPAKPDTKQRLNEWADSHFPKFRLNFSYKKHNDSWSAAQTCIEEYCAAQEINGVDLAAIKSLTHTVAIVDAASSNTPARLFLGLHTTDPKQQEPFSGKFFQAVEVDPHFNMIKIADGGTPGRYKVPQGSELSEEIHELLKYFQPSQQQQVKQALAGNDPEHEEYYNELLLGTSRQHFTLFGHTNQGNLQFKFSPSTKHSITQATLEPNYTNWDYLGNKTSIEEAKYNSSSFDPDTQELVFTSTLNGTFQHPYTVTIKKGDYTLTLTTETLGDATTPQLKLSAGSRFTDAYSNYKAGFYAIFLRDGVTHEEFINCIHDDESRLIKPTPDGEEAISLEGKFIDRSAFIHLYQNTHHTFDVLTNRFTTATLPSGLVALHGTNALSLIRCDAKIEKYRVYKHVVMRSNFAEYPLVEHINEGSARILNLQDTAHTSLVGSSPELSIGHKVTARIPMTAEMLKAGVTLIHGVLTLEINENRTQTLGCALKAVELKSTAVSTISAALQQLAPRINTYTSLPLGTAQFIDFSGSTPNAASDTPKTLRMNTCVADKLVKAANTGLEQVFSLTPQHWQEPPLAEKQVAEAIDFQGAYGQYFWELFLYLPWLVAHRLDQEQQHEEAQAWLTYIFDPARAADAAIGRPAYWGFNELARREAVPGAISHDPHELAIRTPLYFRKAVYLFFLDILINRGDAAYRQLTPDSLTQAKLWYTRVNRLLGARPTITTTEPWASITLRTLVTTPSQALRELEWSTPSIDMDRPVDDAARALPAPTDKLCLPFNTDLVARWDKLESRLHNLRHNLDITGKPLQLALYGAPLAAPTLLASQVKDGLVPAVGAAAFPSAQVGHYRFQIMLGHALAATDAVIQFGNTLLTLNERKDQAEYLELQHQQAWDLANIVVMQHTQALLIDEKNRQALSISRQIIEARLGYYQHLLTEGVSHHETKAGQLYLASNVFDAAGAVAGAGAGIAMMAPNIVGTSVGGSRWEGPFHAAQALAQGAATALRSTASDLDRTEQFKRRAQEWAHAQEQARFELAQVDAQLQAYAEQEKATRLQLRLAQTTLAQAWSSYQLLIKRFANAQLYDWLNAQLGQFFYQAYDLSLGLCRAAEASWQYEMADNRSFIQTGAWNTRYRGYLAGEALKLSLLKMNDAYLQTNVRDLEIVKTLSLRHRVLDCNVQPLVPTNTSELSETAQADTPARWAHLKKQLVSDGALCFKLPQTLFEEDYPNHILRRIKGISVSLPATLGAYEDIKAILTQTSHEIELPNGTSIKDKRAHQQIALSTGLDDNGLFALTFDSHERYLPFEYTGAISEWTLTFPNHDMQKAILESINDIVIHLRYTARVKPAAGAQV from the coding sequence ATGTCTCACCTGTTCAATCAACACCCCGATGAACGCCTGCGCGACGCGATGCTCGCGTACTACCTGGCCCACAAAGTACCTGCCTCACTCAAAGACAAGCTCAGCAACGCCGATGACCTCTACGAATACTGGCTGCTCGACGTTCAAGTCAGCCGAGCGGTACCGACCAGCCCCGTGGCCTGCGCCATTGCCAGCCTTCAGCAATACATCACGCGCATTCAACTGGGCCTGGAAGCGGGTTACGAAAACCAGGGGATGAGCGCGCAGCATGACCGGCTTTGGCGTGAGCAACTGCACACTTACCCGGTCTGGAGCGCCAGCCAGCAATTGCGTTACCACCCGGCCAACTACCTGGACCCGACGCTGCGTCGCAATAAAACCGATAGTTTCCAGCAGTTGGAAAACGAGCTGAGCCAGTATCGAGTGCAATCAGACAGCGTCGTGACGGCGGTACAGAGTTACCTGGCGCGTTTCGAAGAAATCGCCAATATCCGTACGCTCAACGGCTATATCGACGGCAACACCACTGCGCTGTACCGCAGCACCTATTACTTCGTTGGCAAGTCCAGCTCCGAGAATACCTATTACTGGCGCAGCCTTGACCTCTCCAGACGCTCCGGCGAGCGGCTTTTTCCAGACGCTTGGTCGGCGTGGAAAAAGATCAACCTGACACTCTCCGAAGACACCATCGAGGCAAGTATTCGCCCGGTATTTTTTAATAACCGGCTGTTTTTAGTCTGGGCCGAATGCAGTAAACCCGCGCCGACCAGCGCCTTCAAAACCACGCCAGCGAAACCGGACACTAAACAACGCCTCAACGAATGGGCGGACAGTCACTTTCCTAAATTCCGTCTTAATTTTTCTTATAAAAAACACAATGACAGCTGGAGCGCGGCCCAGACCTGTATTGAGGAGTACTGTGCAGCGCAGGAAATCAATGGGGTTGACCTTGCCGCGATCAAATCCCTCACGCACACCGTGGCGATCGTGGATGCCGCTTCCTCGAATACGCCGGCTCGGCTGTTTTTAGGCTTGCATACGACCGATCCGAAACAACAGGAACCCTTCAGTGGCAAATTTTTCCAGGCCGTAGAGGTAGACCCCCACTTCAATATGATAAAAATCGCCGACGGCGGCACGCCTGGGCGATACAAAGTGCCACAGGGCTCGGAGTTATCCGAAGAAATACATGAATTATTGAAGTACTTTCAGCCGTCCCAGCAGCAACAAGTCAAACAGGCCCTCGCCGGCAACGACCCGGAACATGAAGAGTATTACAACGAATTATTGCTCGGCACTTCTCGACAGCACTTCACGCTGTTCGGGCATACAAACCAAGGCAATCTCCAGTTCAAATTTTCCCCTTCAACCAAACACTCAATCACCCAGGCCACCCTGGAGCCGAACTATACAAACTGGGACTATCTGGGCAATAAAACATCCATTGAAGAGGCCAAATACAACTCATCGAGTTTCGACCCAGACACTCAGGAGCTGGTATTCACTTCCACCCTCAATGGCACATTTCAGCACCCTTACACGGTCACCATAAAGAAAGGGGATTACACGTTAACCCTGACCACTGAAACGCTGGGCGATGCCACTACCCCCCAACTAAAACTCAGTGCCGGTTCGCGCTTCACCGATGCGTACTCAAATTACAAAGCGGGCTTCTATGCCATCTTCCTCAGAGATGGGGTTACTCACGAAGAGTTCATCAACTGCATCCACGATGACGAGTCGCGCTTGATCAAGCCGACACCGGATGGCGAAGAGGCTATATCGCTGGAAGGTAAGTTCATCGACAGGAGCGCTTTCATACACCTGTATCAAAACACCCATCACACGTTCGACGTCCTGACCAACCGCTTCACCACGGCCACCCTGCCCAGCGGCCTGGTCGCACTTCACGGAACGAATGCGCTATCGCTTATTCGCTGCGACGCAAAAATCGAGAAATACCGCGTGTATAAGCATGTCGTCATGCGTTCCAACTTTGCCGAATACCCCCTTGTAGAGCATATCAACGAAGGCTCGGCCCGAATCCTCAACTTGCAGGACACCGCCCATACCAGCCTCGTCGGCTCCAGCCCCGAATTGTCGATCGGGCATAAAGTCACCGCCCGCATTCCGATGACAGCCGAAATGTTGAAAGCGGGCGTTACGCTTATCCATGGGGTGTTGACGCTTGAGATTAACGAGAACCGCACCCAGACGCTTGGCTGTGCCCTGAAAGCGGTTGAACTGAAATCAACCGCCGTCTCCACGATATCCGCGGCCCTCCAACAACTTGCCCCGCGTATCAACACCTACACGTCGCTCCCGCTCGGCACCGCCCAATTCATTGATTTCTCGGGCAGCACGCCCAACGCGGCCAGCGATACGCCCAAGACCCTTCGTATGAACACCTGCGTTGCCGACAAGCTGGTCAAGGCCGCCAATACAGGCCTGGAACAGGTGTTTTCGTTAACCCCGCAACACTGGCAAGAGCCTCCCCTGGCGGAAAAACAAGTGGCCGAGGCTATCGACTTTCAAGGGGCTTACGGCCAGTACTTCTGGGAATTGTTTCTGTACCTGCCCTGGCTGGTCGCTCACCGCCTGGATCAGGAGCAGCAACACGAAGAAGCCCAAGCCTGGCTCACTTACATCTTCGACCCCGCACGCGCAGCCGACGCCGCCATCGGCCGCCCGGCCTACTGGGGCTTCAACGAACTGGCCCGGCGGGAGGCCGTGCCTGGCGCAATCTCACACGACCCGCACGAACTGGCGATTCGTACTCCCCTGTACTTTCGCAAGGCGGTGTACCTGTTTTTCCTCGATATCCTGATCAACCGTGGCGATGCCGCCTACCGACAGCTGACGCCCGACAGCCTGACACAGGCCAAACTCTGGTACACGCGGGTCAATCGGCTGCTGGGCGCACGCCCCACCATCACCACTACCGAGCCCTGGGCCAGCATCACGCTGCGTACGTTGGTCACAACCCCTTCGCAGGCGCTACGCGAATTGGAATGGTCGACACCGTCAATCGATATGGACAGACCGGTCGACGACGCCGCACGCGCGCTGCCGGCCCCCACCGACAAGCTCTGCCTGCCGTTCAACACCGACCTCGTGGCGCGCTGGGACAAACTCGAAAGCCGCCTGCATAACCTGCGGCACAACCTCGACATCACCGGCAAACCGCTGCAGCTGGCGTTGTACGGCGCGCCATTGGCAGCGCCAACGCTGTTGGCCAGCCAGGTCAAAGACGGCCTCGTCCCGGCAGTGGGCGCGGCGGCCTTTCCCTCTGCGCAGGTTGGCCACTATCGTTTCCAGATCATGCTCGGCCATGCCCTGGCGGCCACCGACGCAGTGATCCAATTCGGCAATACGCTGCTGACGCTCAATGAGCGCAAGGACCAGGCCGAATACCTGGAACTGCAACATCAACAAGCCTGGGACCTGGCCAATATCGTGGTCATGCAACACACCCAGGCGTTGTTGATCGACGAGAAAAACCGCCAGGCGCTGTCTATCAGCCGACAGATCATCGAAGCCCGGCTGGGCTATTACCAGCATCTGCTCACCGAGGGTGTCAGCCACCACGAAACCAAGGCGGGGCAGCTTTACCTGGCCAGTAATGTGTTCGATGCCGCAGGCGCGGTCGCGGGCGCCGGGGCCGGCATTGCGATGATGGCGCCGAACATCGTCGGCACGTCGGTCGGTGGTTCGCGCTGGGAAGGCCCATTCCATGCCGCACAAGCACTGGCCCAAGGGGCCGCGACAGCCCTGCGCAGCACCGCGTCGGACCTGGACCGTACCGAACAATTCAAGCGTCGCGCACAAGAGTGGGCCCATGCCCAGGAACAGGCCCGATTCGAACTGGCCCAGGTCGATGCCCAGTTGCAAGCCTATGCCGAGCAGGAAAAGGCCACGCGCCTGCAATTGCGCCTGGCGCAGACGACCCTCGCCCAGGCCTGGTCGAGCTATCAATTGCTGATCAAACGCTTCGCCAACGCCCAGCTCTACGATTGGCTCAATGCTCAGCTCGGCCAGTTCTTCTACCAGGCCTACGACCTGAGCCTGGGCCTGTGCCGGGCAGCCGAAGCGAGCTGGCAATACGAAATGGCCGACAACCGCTCATTTATCCAAACAGGGGCCTGGAACACCCGTTACCGCGGTTACCTCGCGGGCGAAGCCCTGAAGCTGTCGCTGCTGAAAATGAACGACGCGTACCTGCAAACCAATGTTCGCGATCTGGAAATCGTCAAGACCCTGTCTCTGCGACATCGCGTGCTCGACTGCAACGTCCAACCCCTTGTCCCGACCAACACCTCCGAACTCAGTGAGACCGCTCAAGCCGACACTCCGGCGCGGTGGGCCCACTTGAAAAAACAACTGGTCAGCGATGGCGCGCTTTGCTTCAAATTGCCCCAAACGCTCTTCGAAGAGGACTACCCCAACCACATCCTGCGGCGCATCAAAGGCATCAGCGTGTCGTTGCCGGCGACACTGGGCGCGTATGAAGACATCAAGGCGATACTGACCCAGACCAGCCACGAGATCGAATTGCCCAACGGTACCTCGATCAAGGATAAGCGCGCCCATCAGCAAATCGCGCTGTCCACCGGTTTGGATGACAACGGCCTGTTTGCGCTCACGTTCGACAGTCACGAGCGCTACTTGCCGTTCGAGTACACGGGCGCCATTTCCGAATGGACCCTGACGTTTCCCAATCACGACATGCAAAAAGCCATCCTGGAATCGATCAACGACATTGTCATTCACCTGCGCTACACCGCGCGGGTCAAGCCCGCAGCGGGGGCCCAGGTATGA